AAAGAAGAGCCAGGGCAGTTGCCGGTTATCTGGTCGGAAATAATATTGCAGCTGATCGACTGAGTATTTTTGGAATGGGAGAATCAAGTCCTGCCACTACCAATGATACGGATGACGGGCGTCAGCAGAACAGGCGGGTCGAAGTGAAGCTAGTCTACTGAGCAGTTTTCACTTTGAAACGGTGTCAGGATCAGGAGGGCCTTTATGGCCCTCCTTTTTTTTTGCGTTACGGATATTTTTAACCGGAATTCTGGCGCAGGGCTTCGTACAGGACTATTCCACAGGACATAGCGAGGTTAATGCTCCGAATGTTTTTGTTGCTCATGGGAATCGTGCAGGTTCTGTCAGTAAAGGCAGCGAGAATGTCTTCCGGCAATCCTTTGGTTTCTTTGCCGAATACCAGGTAATCTCCTGGTGAAAAGGTGTGCTGTGTATAAGGTGTGGAAACTTTTTTGCTGAGAAAATGGAGCTTATTCAGGTCACACTTGGCAAAAAAAAGATCAAGAGAATCCCAGTGAATAATATTGACGTACTGCCAGTAATCGAGCCCTGCTCTTTTCAGGTGGCGATCATCTGTTTTGAAGCCGAGGGGGTGCACAAGGTGGAGAATAGAGTCCGTAGCCCCGCATAACCTGGCGATACTTCCTGTGTTCTGCGGGATTTCCGGCTCAACGAGGACAATATTGAAAGGTTCGGCAAGCAAGATCGTCTATCAGAGGAGGGACAAAACCTGATCGCTGTTCAACAGCATGGTTTCAACATGAAGCAGGGGGACCGCATTCTCTGTGTAAAGGGCTTCGGTTAATGAAGCGACGTTTTCACTGTGCAGGGTAAATTCATCACCCTGCAGGATTGACCTTGGTCTGAATTTAACGGCGAAAGGATTTTTATAGACCCCTTGATGTTGTAATCGATAATCGAGATGTGGACCTGTCGCGAGCCCGGTCGAACCGACATATCCGATGATCTGTTTCTGTCTGACTCTGCTTCCGACCTTCAAGCCGGCTCTGAAATTGGATAGATGGCCATAATGAGTACGGTAGTTGCCACCATGGGAAAGAACAATCTGCTTTCCGAAACCTCCATTGGTACCTATAAATTCAACCTTGCCGTCGGCGGAAGCCATGACCGGGGTTCCCTTCGGAGCAGCAAGGTCAACTCCCAGATGTTTTTTAATAACTCCGAGGATAGGGTGTAATCGGCGGTTAGAAAATTGTGATGTTATCCTGCCGATCTGAACCGGTGATTTGATGAAAGACGCGCCAAGTTCATTTCCTTCAGGGTCAAAATAGGATTTTCGAGTCCCGTTGTCGTATAGAAATCCCTTGAAAACCTGACCGTCGGCCCTTTCGTAGAGAGCAGCCTGAATTGGCCCGTAGCCGATAAATTCATCGAATTTGTAGTACTCCTCGACTATGAGGCTGAATTTGTCTCCAGAGCGGGTTTCGGTGTTGAAATCAATCTTGGACGCAAAGATGTCCGCAAACGAAAAGACGAGACGTGGATTTTTGATATCGGAAGGAAAAGCGGTGAAAAGCGAGGTGTCGACAATGCCGGAGATTTTAATCGTTCTGCTTTCAATAAGAATTTCATTTTTTTCAGCAGTGTATCCATTCCCGGAAGGTTTGATGGTGTAACTCTCAAGGGGATTGCGCTCGTATATGCATCGCACCATTTGACCGGCGGGATTGAGAATGATGCAATACTCGTCTCCGGGCATCAGGGAGTTAAAACTGATTTTTGATTCCAGGGCCCTGATGATCTGATTTCTGATCAAATGCGGAACATTATTGCGTGAAAATGACTTGGCAAGGGTGTCGCCTTTGGTAATTTTCCCTCGGATTTCACTGTAGCCTTCTTCAATGAAACCTGTGAAATCATCTGCTTCAGAGAAAATGAGAGGGGGGGGTTGTTTTGTTGAAATTGAAGCCTTGGCAGAGCGGAGAGTCTGATCTTTCGGAAAATCGATAATTCCGGAAAATAGCATCATCCCAAGGCAGGTGAAAACCAAAAGGGTGAAAAAGTGATTTGATTTAAGAAACGCTTTCAGTGCCTGCATTTATACCGGGTTCTCTGTTCTGTCTGAAAAAATGAAACATCTCAAAACCTTGAAAATGAAACGTGAACATGCATAAAGAAACGTATTTCCAGCAGCTCGAGGTAAGCGACGGCAAGGAGACTCGGAGTGTCGCAAGCTCCCCTTACCGAAGTCTAACGCTGTTCGCTATCTGTCGCGGGGAGCTTTAATCCTCATTCGCATTGGTTGTCTTTGATGTGATAGTCGCTGACTGCGGGTGGAGTTATCAATCATGCGCGAAACATCATTATAGCAAAAAAAGTATATGTAAATCATTTTTTTCCAGACACGCTGCTAATCACGGCATGATTATGTTTGTTTATTAATATATTTTGCCTGGTTATCCAAGCAAAATCAATATGTTGTGCTCTAATTGATGAAATTGAATCTTGAAAGATTATCTCTTTTGTAATTTACAGATAATGCAGAAGTTCATAGTGTATAAAAACAGAATATGTTTAGAATTGCTGTAATTTGAGTGCTTCTCGGCATGATCCGTTTTTTTTGCTGAAAGCAGGGAGCAGAGAGCTTGGATGAATGTCCGGTAAAGTATGCGGAATGGAATAATTTTGATGAAAATAATCTAGTTATTTTCACAATAAGTTGGTAAAAAAACCCTTTTGTGTTTGCTGTTCAGGAAGTTCAGGGCAACAGGTGATTACCGGATATTCTTGAACATGCATAACAAAACGCATTTCCCGCAGCTCATGGAAGCGACTGCAAGGAGACTCGGAGTGTCGCAAGCTCCACTTACCGGAGTCTCATGCTGTTCGCTATCTGCTGCGGGGTGAGTGAGCGAATCTGATGTAAGTAACCTTCCATACGGAGATTCCCGTGGCTCGAGGTCTACGCTATCTGCCGCGGGGAGCTTCAATTGATACAATACTTCACGGAAATCAAAATGGCTTTGATAGTTCAGAAATTTGGCGGCACTTCGGTTGCGAACCCCGAGAAAATCAGGAATGTGGCAAAAAGAGTTCTTGAAGTGGCGTCTGCCGGCAATCAGATGGTCGTTGTTCTCTCGGCAATGGCCGGAGAGACAAACCGCTTTGTTGATCTTGCCTCCCAGATGCAGAAAATCCCGGATCCCCGTGAGATGGATGTTCTGCTTTCGAGTGGTGAGCAGGTGACCGTTGCCCTTTTTGCCATGGCGATTAAAAATGAAGGGCATGAAGCCATTTCTCTCCTTGGAGACCAGGCCGGTATTCTTACTGATAAGATGCATACCAAGGCCAGAATAAAAAATATCAATTCCGATCTCATTCGGAAACACCTTGATTCCGGTAAGATTGTTGTGGTTGCCGGGTTCCAGGGGGTAACGGAAAACGATGATATCACGACTCTGGGCCGTGGCGGTTCCGACACCACGGCAGTCGCTCTGGCTGCGGCACTCAAAGCAGATCAATGCGAGATCTTTACCGATGTGGAAGGGGTCTATACCGCCGACCCAAATGTCTGCAGTACGGCCAGAAAGATAGACCGGATCAGCTATGAAGAGATGCTTGAACTTGCAAGTCTGGGAGCAAAGGTTCTCGATATCAGGTCTGTGGGACTTGCTAAGAAATTCAAGGTGCCGGTTCATGTCCGGTCAACATTTACTGAAACCGAAGGAACGTGGGTTGTTGAGGAGGATCATAAAATGGAGTCGATGTTGGTTTCCGGTGTTACATACAGCAAGAATGAAGCAAGGATAACTGTTTCAAGGGTTCCTGATACGCCGGGAATCGCTTCCCGACTCTTCACTCCCATTTCCGATGCCGGGATTATTGTGGATATGATCATCCAGAATACCCGGGCCGGGGAACTTACCGATATGACCTTCACCTGCCCCCGGACCGATTATGACCGGGCCATGAAGATTGTTGAAAGTGTCGCCGGTGACATCCATGCCGAGAAGGTGACCGGTTCCAGGGATATCGCGAAAATCTCCGTAGTCGGAGTCGGGATGCGCAACCATTCCGGTATCGCAACCACAATGTTTCATGTCTTGTCCCGTGAAGGGGTCAATATCCTGATGATCAGCACCTCGGAAATAAAAATCTCCTGCGTGATTGAGGAGAAGTATACTGAACTCGCGGTTCGCGCACTCCATGACGCATTCGAGCTTGACAAGGCAAATCAGCCGGTCCAGGAGTAGTCTCTTTTTATGGATAAACTGGTAATTTACGATACCACCCTGCGGGATGGCACCCAGGCTGAGAACTTCAACCTTTCGACTGATGACAAGATCAGGATTACCCTGAAGCTTGACCAGCTGGGACTGGATTTTGTCGAGGGCGGCTGGCCGGGAGCAAACCCCGTCACCACTGAATATTTCCAGCAGATCAAGAACCATCCTCTGAAACACACCAGACTCACTGCTTTCGGCAGCACCA
This genomic stretch from Pseudomonadota bacterium harbors:
- a CDS encoding aspartate kinase, with product MALIVQKFGGTSVANPEKIRNVAKRVLEVASAGNQMVVVLSAMAGETNRFVDLASQMQKIPDPREMDVLLSSGEQVTVALFAMAIKNEGHEAISLLGDQAGILTDKMHTKARIKNINSDLIRKHLDSGKIVVVAGFQGVTENDDITTLGRGGSDTTAVALAAALKADQCEIFTDVEGVYTADPNVCSTARKIDRISYEEMLELASLGAKVLDIRSVGLAKKFKVPVHVRSTFTETEGTWVVEEDHKMESMLVSGVTYSKNEARITVSRVPDTPGIASRLFTPISDAGIIVDMIIQNTRAGELTDMTFTCPRTDYDRAMKIVESVAGDIHAEKVTGSRDIAKISVVGVGMRNHSGIATTMFHVLSREGVNILMISTSEIKISCVIEEKYTELAVRALHDAFELDKANQPVQE
- a CDS encoding tRNA (cytidine(34)-2'-O)-methyltransferase, with protein sequence MLLAEPFNIVLVEPEIPQNTGSIARLCGATDSILHLVHPLGFKTDDRHLKRAGLDYWQYVNIIHWDSLDLFFAKCDLNKLHFLSKKVSTPYTQHTFSPGDYLVFGKETKGLPEDILAAFTDRTCTIPMSNKNIRSINLAMSCGIVLYEALRQNSG
- a CDS encoding M23 family metallopeptidase, which codes for MIRNQIIRALESKISFNSLMPGDEYCIILNPAGQMVRCIYERNPLESYTIKPSGNGYTAEKNEILIESRTIKISGIVDTSLFTAFPSDIKNPRLVFSFADIFASKIDFNTETRSGDKFSLIVEEYYKFDEFIGYGPIQAALYERADGQVFKGFLYDNGTRKSYFDPEGNELGASFIKSPVQIGRITSQFSNRRLHPILGVIKKHLGVDLAAPKGTPVMASADGKVEFIGTNGGFGKQIVLSHGGNYRTHYGHLSNFRAGLKVGSRVRQKQIIGYVGSTGLATGPHLDYRLQHQGVYKNPFAVKFRPRSILQGDEFTLHSENVASLTEALYTENAVPLLHVETMLLNSDQVLSLL